A stretch of the Candidatus Tumulicola sp. genome encodes the following:
- a CDS encoding dihydroorotase, whose amino-acid sequence MRVQPGGAKAENRDFVGARVIDPILGLDARRTIVVRNGLVAALLDGAPSAPDPHTERIDCTGMVLCPGFIDPHVHARDPGDPHKETLATALAAAAAGGFTAVAAMPNTRPPLDTPLSIRRLIEDAALLRSARCYPVGAVTLGREGEALAPLRSMAAAGAVAFSDDGAVTRSLKALYHAARLIADLPQALMSHCEDPSFEDALMHEGDVSDILGVPGMPAVAEAAIAARDALIAQATHKLWHLCHVSAKQTIDVLQWARSAGIRITGEVTPHHLQLTDVELKGFNARMRVNPPLRTDADVAALRRAVSEGTITIFGSDHAPHAEYEKEPPLSNACVGFSGLETAVGATFDALPDVPLMTMVANFSSNVAALLGVRGGTLAVGAPADITGLFLDKPWTVDPDRFKSKGRVTPFAGRTFKVRPAMTVVGGAILHRDAG is encoded by the coding sequence ATGAGGGTGCAGCCGGGCGGCGCCAAAGCTGAGAATCGCGACTTCGTCGGCGCGCGCGTCATCGATCCGATCCTTGGACTCGACGCAAGACGCACGATCGTGGTGCGCAACGGGCTGGTCGCCGCGCTGCTGGACGGCGCGCCATCGGCCCCCGATCCGCACACCGAACGGATCGACTGCACCGGCATGGTGCTGTGCCCCGGCTTCATCGACCCGCACGTGCATGCGCGCGACCCCGGCGATCCGCACAAGGAGACCCTGGCCACGGCACTCGCCGCGGCGGCGGCCGGCGGCTTCACGGCGGTCGCCGCGATGCCAAACACGCGGCCGCCGTTGGACACGCCGCTGTCCATCCGCCGGCTCATCGAAGACGCGGCGCTGCTCCGCAGCGCTCGCTGTTATCCGGTCGGGGCGGTCACGCTCGGCCGCGAGGGCGAGGCGCTCGCGCCCCTGCGCAGCATGGCAGCGGCCGGCGCGGTGGCGTTCTCGGATGACGGAGCCGTCACGCGCTCGCTCAAAGCGCTGTATCACGCGGCGCGGCTGATCGCAGACCTGCCGCAGGCGCTAATGTCGCACTGCGAAGATCCGTCGTTCGAAGACGCGCTGATGCACGAGGGCGACGTGAGCGATATTTTGGGAGTTCCCGGCATGCCGGCGGTCGCTGAAGCCGCCATCGCGGCACGCGATGCCCTGATCGCCCAAGCCACCCACAAGCTGTGGCACCTCTGCCATGTGAGCGCGAAGCAGACGATCGACGTGCTGCAGTGGGCGCGCTCCGCGGGTATCCGCATCACGGGCGAGGTCACGCCGCATCACCTGCAGCTCACGGACGTCGAGCTCAAGGGTTTCAATGCGCGCATGCGCGTGAACCCGCCGCTGCGCACCGACGCCGATGTCGCCGCGCTGCGAAGAGCCGTGAGCGAGGGCACCATAACGATTTTCGGGAGCGACCACGCACCGCACGCCGAATACGAAAAAGAGCCGCCGCTCTCCAACGCCTGCGTGGGGTTCTCAGGCTTGGAGACCGCCGTCGGCGCGACGTTCGATGCGCTGCCCGACGTGCCGCTCATGACGATGGTCGCCAATTTTTCGAGCAACGTGGCGGCCCTGCTCGGCGTTCGCGGCGGCACGCTCGCGGTCGGTGCGCCGGCCGACATCACGGGATTGTTCTTGGACAAGCCTTGGACGGTCGACCCCGATCGCTTCAAGTCGAAAGGCCGCGTGACGCCCTTCGCCGGCCGCACGTTCAAAGTGCGGCCCGCCATGACCGTCGTCGGTGGGGCGATTCTCCATAGAGATGCAGGCTAG
- a CDS encoding aspartate carbamoyltransferase catalytic subunit, with amino-acid sequence MTGARHLLDLDDAQRPLIESLITRARAFKRGVTDSSVRLKGKIVLGMFFEPSTRTATSFAAAAHRLGASWLDFATESSSLIKGETLEDTMRTISAIGADALVVRHRESGFPHALARYFSGAVLNAGDGWHAHPTQGLLDVMTLMEEFGSLEGRTLVIAGDIKHSRVARSAAKAASLMGARIVLCAPPLLLPPSSPGWGYAALSADLDEHLPTADAIMLLRIQKERGDGAELPAHEDLAGGYGLTLARAKALPAHAIVMHPGPVNRGVEMDGALVAGERSRIERQVENGVYVRMAVLEWALGRAQERR; translated from the coding sequence ATGACAGGCGCGCGCCATCTCCTCGACCTCGACGACGCGCAACGACCGCTCATCGAGTCGTTGATCACGCGCGCACGCGCCTTCAAACGCGGCGTCACCGATTCCAGCGTCCGCCTCAAAGGCAAGATCGTCCTCGGCATGTTCTTCGAGCCGAGCACGCGCACTGCGACCTCCTTCGCCGCAGCTGCGCACCGGCTCGGCGCTTCCTGGCTTGACTTCGCGACCGAATCTTCGTCGCTGATCAAAGGCGAAACGCTCGAAGACACGATGCGCACGATCAGCGCGATCGGCGCCGATGCGCTGGTCGTGCGCCATCGCGAGAGCGGTTTTCCGCATGCGCTCGCGCGCTATTTCAGCGGCGCGGTGCTCAACGCCGGTGACGGCTGGCACGCCCACCCGACTCAAGGCTTGCTCGACGTCATGACCCTGATGGAGGAATTCGGTTCGCTCGAGGGCCGCACGCTCGTGATCGCGGGCGACATCAAGCACAGCCGCGTGGCGCGCTCCGCTGCAAAGGCAGCCTCGCTGATGGGCGCTCGCATCGTGTTGTGCGCGCCGCCGCTGCTGCTACCACCGTCATCGCCGGGCTGGGGCTATGCCGCGCTCTCGGCTGACCTGGATGAACATCTGCCGACCGCCGACGCGATCATGCTCTTGCGCATTCAAAAGGAACGCGGCGACGGCGCCGAGCTGCCGGCGCACGAGGACCTTGCGGGAGGCTATGGTCTGACGCTCGCGCGCGCTAAGGCCCTGCCGGCGCATGCGATCGTCATGCACCCCGGCCCCGTCAACCGCGGGGTCGAGATGGACGGCGCGCTCGTGGCCGGCGAGCGGAGCCGCATCGAGCGGCAAGTCGAAAACGGCGTCTACGTCCGCATGGCGGTGCTCGAATGGGCGCTCGGACGGGCCCAGGAGCGGCGATGA
- the pyrR gene encoding bifunctional pyr operon transcriptional regulator/uracil phosphoribosyltransferase PyrR — protein MSTTNASAQQEKRVVLSASALQRTIERLTDQIIEPNGASKNLVIIGIRKGGESLARRIHGQIRLRTGVDVPLGFLNITLYRDDDAPREMPQSDITEDLQGKEVVIVDDVLFTGRTIRGALDAITDMGRPQAARLCVLIDRGLRELPIQADYVGRFVPTSRDEHIHVELRPEASDDDRVVIYGPK, from the coding sequence TTGAGCACGACGAACGCTTCAGCCCAACAAGAGAAGCGCGTCGTGCTTTCTGCTTCCGCCCTCCAGCGCACGATCGAGCGGCTCACCGATCAGATCATCGAGCCCAACGGCGCCAGCAAGAACCTGGTCATCATCGGCATCCGTAAGGGCGGCGAAAGCCTCGCGCGCCGCATACACGGTCAGATCAGGCTGCGCACCGGCGTCGACGTGCCGCTCGGCTTTCTCAACATCACGCTATATCGGGACGACGACGCGCCGCGCGAGATGCCGCAAAGCGACATCACCGAAGATCTGCAGGGCAAAGAAGTCGTCATCGTGGACGACGTGCTCTTCACCGGCCGTACTATCCGCGGCGCGCTCGACGCGATCACCGACATGGGCCGGCCGCAAGCAGCGCGCCTGTGCGTGCTCATCGACCGCGGCCTGCGAGAGCTGCCCATCCAAGCGGATTACGTGGGCCGCTTTGTCCCCACGTCGCGCGACGAGCACATCCACGTGGAGCTGCGCCCGGAGGCCTCCGACGACGACCGCGTGGTCATCTACGGGCCGAAATGA
- a CDS encoding NAD-dependent epimerase/dehydratase family protein, whose product MQETPGVVIAESRLGELHVVLGGTGGAGASVVRELAANGKRVRAASRRRHNDPEVEWVVLDARQADDVKRACAGASVVYHCANVPYRDWEAQLPVIADAVIAAAAAAGATLVVMDNLYMYGPVDGPMTEATPRRPVGHKGRLRSELEKKYLSAHRSGTVRLTIGRASDFYGAFGLSAPLALAIDPMLQGKRASWIANLDAPHTLSYLPDVARGLITLGERSEALGQIWHIPAAEPLTGRQFITMAAEAIGRHAEMSRITLPMMWLAGLFDAQIREATEVYYQFAKPFVIDAAKFTNAFGGHVTAHREAIPVTVEERRRRPAGSSQRGAE is encoded by the coding sequence AACAGGCGGGGCGGGCGCAAGTGTGGTCCGAGAACTCGCCGCGAACGGCAAGCGCGTGCGCGCGGCAAGCCGACGGCGGCACAATGACCCGGAAGTCGAGTGGGTCGTTCTCGACGCGCGTCAAGCAGACGATGTGAAGCGCGCTTGCGCGGGCGCGAGCGTTGTCTACCATTGCGCCAACGTGCCCTACCGGGATTGGGAGGCCCAATTGCCGGTGATCGCAGATGCGGTCATCGCAGCCGCCGCTGCAGCGGGTGCAACGCTCGTCGTCATGGACAATTTGTACATGTATGGACCCGTCGACGGCCCCATGACCGAGGCCACGCCGCGCCGGCCCGTGGGTCACAAGGGACGGCTGCGCAGCGAGTTGGAGAAGAAGTACTTGTCGGCTCACCGCAGCGGCACGGTGCGGCTGACGATTGGTCGCGCATCCGACTTCTATGGCGCTTTCGGCTTGAGCGCCCCGTTAGCGCTGGCCATCGATCCCATGCTGCAGGGAAAGCGCGCGTCCTGGATCGCCAATCTCGACGCACCGCACACGCTGAGCTACCTGCCCGACGTGGCCCGAGGGCTCATCACGCTCGGCGAGCGATCTGAAGCACTTGGTCAAATTTGGCACATCCCGGCGGCCGAGCCGCTCACCGGACGGCAGTTCATCACGATGGCCGCTGAAGCGATAGGACGTCATGCCGAAATGTCTCGCATCACGCTGCCGATGATGTGGTTGGCGGGATTATTCGATGCGCAGATCCGCGAGGCGACCGAGGTCTACTACCAGTTCGCCAAGCCATTCGTCATCGATGCTGCGAAGTTCACCAATGCCTTCGGCGGCCATGTCACAGCTCATCGGGAGGCAATCCCCGTGACGGTCGAGGAACGGCGTCGACGTCCGGCAGGCTCGTCGCAGCGGGGGGCCGAATAA